Within Bacillus sp. Marseille-Q1617, the genomic segment TGGTCTGGCCTACGAAGGCGGCGTGATCTCCCCATGGTTTTGGCCGGCATCCGGGGGCGTGGCACTGGTGACGGCATTGCTCATCTATTTGTCTCTTAAAAGCTGGAACGGCAAATACGCTGCCTATCTATTGAAAAATAAATCATATAAATTGAAACGCACCCGAAGCTATTCCACCATGAAGGAGTTGCAGCCGATTTTTTACAGGGTCAAAGTAAAGTGATGATAGTTTGAGTAAGGAGCTATGTAAGACACGAATCTCAAAAAAAGAGGGACGGGCCTCCATTCCTATGACTTGGTCTTAGGAGAGAGGTCCGTCCCTCTTATTCTATTATTTAGTACGTTCTAATAGATTTGCCAGAACGTGCTTTTTGTAGGATTCAACTTTGCGTTCTTCGTAGCGGCGAACGCCTGCTTTTTTAAGTTCTTCCACGTACCAGCCTTTGCTTCCTCTATGCATCTAAAAACATCCTTTCTGCGTAGTATTGATTGGAATCTCCGACTAACTCGGGTCGAGAGTTACATAAAGATTGCTTACGGTTGTACATTGTAACATCTGTGTTTTTACCTTTAAAGGGGTCATCCGGAATTTTTCGGATTCAGGCTTTTCTGAAAGTTTATGAAGAAAAATAAATTTTTTTAAAAAATGTGATCCAGATTATAACTTCTTACGTTGGCTTAGTGAAATATTGATATCGAGGGGGATGAAGTGTTTTGAGCCAGGCACAAATGAAGTGTTTTGAGCCAGGCACAAATGAAGTGTTTTGAGCCAGGCACAAATGAAGTGTTTTGAGCCAGGCACAAATGAAGTGTTTTGAGCCAGGCACCTCTCCCGCCATTTGATCACATACAAAAATTCTTCAATTGAAAGGAGGTGACAAGAC encodes:
- a CDS encoding YflJ family protein, with protein sequence MHRGSKGWYVEELKKAGVRRYEERKVESYKKHVLANLLERTK